In Cicer arietinum cultivar CDC Frontier isolate Library 1 chromosome 7, Cicar.CDCFrontier_v2.0, whole genome shotgun sequence, a single window of DNA contains:
- the LOC101510978 gene encoding protein neprosin-like, protein MWVASGSTFVNSLEVGWQVYKGLYKDNLPKLFIYWTADTYETTGCYNLKCPGFVQTNKKILLGGSFAKISKYNGKQYSFTPMIWKDSKTQNWWLRVGPDIIGYWPSSLVPLLKNHASIVHFGGEIVDTGPIWYHTYTQMGSGNFPNEGFGRAAYVRTLQVVEANNYLTQIPIPQFEARFPNCYDIKQGFSNAWGKYFYYGGPGQNSKCTRGNK, encoded by the exons ATGTGGGTCGCCTCAGGCTCAACATTTGTCAACAGCCTTGAAGTTGGTTGGCAG GTGTATAAAGGGCTCTACAAGGACAATCTCCCTAAGTTATTTATCTATTGGACG GCTGATACATATGAGACGACAGGATGCTACAATTTAAAATGTCCGGGCTTTGTTCAAACTAACAAGAAAATTCTACTTGGAGGATCATTTGCTAAAATTTCTAAATATAATGGAAAACAATATTCTTTTACCCCAATGATCTGGAAG gatTCAAAGACTCAGAATTGGTGGCTTAGGGTTGGACCTGACATAATTGGGTACTGGCCATCCTCCTTGGTTCCACTCTTAAAGAATCATGCAAGTATTGTTCACTTTGGTGGAGAAATAGTGGATACTGGGCCAATATGGTATCACACTTACACTCAAATGGGTAGTGGAAATTTTCCCAACGAAGGTTTTGGAAGAGCTGCATACGTTAGAACGCTACAAGTTGTGGAGGCTAACAACTACTTGACTCAAATACCGATTCCACAATTTGAGGCAAGATTCCCAAATTGTTATGATATAAAACAAGGGTTTAGCAATGCGTGGGGCAAATACTTTTACTATGGTGGACCTGGCCAAAATAGTAAATGTACCAGAGGGAACAAATAA